CCGTGCCCGGCTGGCGCACCTCGACGGCGGCGGGGAGCCGCGCGACCTGGACGACGAGAAGCTGCTCGTCACCAGCCGCGCGCTGCGGCTGCGCCGTGACCTGCCCGCGGCCTTCGTCGGCCCCGACGCCGGCTACGAGCCGGTCGCCACGTCCACCGGCAACGCGTTCGCCCTCGGTCGCGGCCCGGTCGGCGCGCCCGAGGTCGTCCTCGTCGTCACGCGGCGCCCGGGCGAGCTCGACCGGCTCGGCGGCTGGGGCCGGCACACCGTGTCGCTGCCCGAGGGCCGCTGGGTCGACGTGCTCACCGGCACCGGCCACGAGGGCGGGGGCGTGCCCGCCTCCGACCTGCTCGACCGGCTCCCCGTCGCCCTGCTGCGGCGGGCGTGATGGCAGCACCGCGCCGCCCGGGCGCCCCGTCGCACCGTCTCGCCCGCCGCGGGGCGCTCTGGCAGGGTCGTCGCCGATGAGCCACACCTTCGCCGTCTGGGCGCCTGACGCCAGCACCGTCGACCTCGTCCTCGTCCGGGACGCCACCGGGCCCGAGGACGGCCAGCGCAGCCTGCGCCCCATGACCAAGGTCGACGGGGGCTGGTGGCGCCTGGCCGTCGGCGGCACCGGCCACGGGACGGACTACCTGTACTCCGTCGACGGCGGCGACCCCGCCCCGGACCCGCGCTCGTCCTGGCAGCCGTTCGGGGTCCACGGGCCGAGCCGGCTGTTCGACCCGTCCCTGCACTCCTGGGCCGACGACGGCTGGCGCGGCCGCGACGTCCGCGGCGCCCTGCACTACGAGCTGCACGTCGGCACCTTCACGCCCGAGGGCACGCTGGACGCGGCCGCCGGGATGCTCGACCACCTGGTGTCGGTGGGCGTCGAGGTCGTCGCGCTCATGCCCGTCGCGGCCTTCCCCGGCCGCTGGGGCTGGGGCTACGACGGCGTCCACCTGTTCGCCGTGCACGACCCGTACGGCGGCCCGGCCGCGCTGCAGCGGTTCGTCGACGCCTGCCACGCCCGCGGCCTCGCCGTGTCCCTCGACGTCGTCTACAACCACCTCGGGCCGGCAGGGAACTACACGTCGGTGTTCGGGCCCTACTTCACCGACGCCCACGAGACCCCGTGGGGCCAGGCGGTCAACCTCGACGCCGAGCACTCCGCGGAGGTCCGGCGCTGGATCTGCGACAACGCGCTGCGGTGGTTCCGCGACTTCCACGTCGACGCGCTGCGCCTGGACGCCGTCCACGCCCTCGTCGACGACTCCCCCCGCCACGTGCTCGCGCAGCTGGCCGAGGAGACCGCGGCGCTGTCCGACGGGCTGCACCGGCCGCTGTCGCTCGTCGCGGAGTCCGACCTCAACGACGCCGTCATGGTCACCCCGACCACCGACGGCGGCCTGGGGATGACGGCGCAGTGGGACGACGACGTCCACCACGCCCTGCACACGCTCATGACCGGCGAGCGGCAGGGCTACTACGCCGACTTCGGCAGCGCCGACGTGCTCCGGACGGTCTGGCGCGAGGCCTTCTGGCACGCAGGGCGGCACTCGACGTTCCGCGGCGAGGTGTGGGGCGCCCGCGTGCCGGCCGGCACGTCGGGCCACCGGTTCCTCGCCTACGCCTCCAACCACGACCAGATCGGCAACCGCGCGGTCGGCGACCGTCCGTCGGCGACGCTGTCGCCCGGGGAGCTGGCGGCCGAGCTGGCCCTGGTCCTCACCTCCCCATTCACGCCCATGCTCTTCATGGGCGAGGAGTGGGGCGCGACGACGCCGTTCCAGTTCTTCACCGACCACGGCGACCCCGAGCTGGGGCGCGCGGTGAGCGAGGGCCGTCGCCGGGAGTTCGCCGGCCACGGCTGGGACGCCGAGGACGTGCCCGACCCGCAGGACCCCGCCACGCGGGATGCCTCCGTGCTCCGCTGGGACGAGCCCGGCGAGCCCGTGCGGACCGGGCTGCTGGACTTCGTCCGCGACCTGGTGCGGCTGCGCGCAGCCGAGCCCGACCTGCGCGACGACGACCTCGGCGCGGTCGAGGTCGACGCCGGTCCGCCGGACGAGTCCCGCGTCGACGGCCGGCCCGAGTGGCTCGTCGTGCACCGGGGCGCCTGGCGCGTCGTCGTCGTGCTCGCCGACCGCGAGACCGAGGTGCCGCTGCACGGCCACGGCACCCTCGCCCGGCACTGGGGCCCGGCCCGCACGACCGGTCGCACCGTGGTGCTCGGCGGCCCCGGCGCGGCCCTGGTGCGTCTGCACGACTGACGCGTCCGCCGTCTGATTCGTCGCAACGGCACCCTGCGACGGTCTAGCCGGCACGACGGCACCCTGCGACGGGACAGCTCCGGCGCAGGGTGCCGTCGTGTCGGAACGGGGTGGTGGTGGCGCAGCCCACCCGCCCCGGCCCGGCCACGTCGCTCGCCCTGCGCGCACCGGTCGACCGGCACGGCCGCCCTGCTCGCCCTAGGCGGCCACCGACCCCGCCTCGCGGGCGAGCGCGGTCAGCCGGCTGAGCGCGCGCAGGTACTTCTTGCGGTAGCCGCCGCGCAGCATGGCCTCGTCGAAGAGCGCCGACAGCGGCTCTCCCCCGGCCGTGAGCGGCAGCGCGCGGTCGTACATCCGGTCGGCGAGCACCACCAGGCGCAGGGCGACGTTCTGGTCCGGCACCGGGGCCACGCCGGACCAGCCGACCTCGGTCACGCCGTCCAGCAGGGCGCCGTAGCGGCTCGGGTGCACCGTGGCCAGGTGCGCGCACAGGTCGGCGAAGTCGTCGACCGTGGCGCCCGGGCGCCCGGCGAGCGCCGCGAGGTCTGCGGGGGCGGCGGGCTCCGGGGTGGGGGGCGCACCGCGGTGGCGGTAGTCGTCGCCGTCCACGGTCACCACCTCGAACAGCCGCCCGAGCGCCTGGATCTCGCGCAGGAAGTCCTCGGCGGCGAACCGGTCGCTGCCGAGCGAGCCGGGCAGCGTGTTGGAGGTCGCGGCGAGCCGGGCCCCGGAGTCGGCGAGCTCGCGCAGCAGCCGGGCCATGAGCACCGTGTCGCCGGGGTCGTCGAGCTCGAACTCGTCGATGCAGACCAGGTCCGCGCCGCGCAGCGCGTCGACGGCGCCGCGGAAGCCGAGCGCCCCGGCCAGCTGGGTGTACTCCACGAACGTGCCGTAGTGCTTGCGCCCGGCGGCCTCGTGCCAGGCCGCCGCGAGCAGGTGGGTCTTGCCGACGCCGAACCCCCCGTCCAGGTACAGCCCCCGGGGCTCGGGGTCCTCCTGCACGCGCCCCAGCAGGCGCCCCAGGCCTCGGCGGGGGGCCGTCAAAGCACCGGCCGAAGAGAAGCGGCCGACGTGGTCGCGGGCCTCGATCTGGCTCGGCTGGGCGGGATCGGGCCGGTACGTGGACAGGCGGGCCTCGGAGAACCGGGGCGGCGGGACCAGGTCGTCGAGCAGCCGGGTCCGGTCCAGGGCGGGGTGCCGGTCGACGAGCCGGTCGGCCTGGGTGCGCACGGCCAGGAGGCTACGGGGCGGGGCGACACGCCCGGGGACCGGACGGGGAACGGGCACGGCACGCCGGGTGTTGGCACCCTCTGACAGGCGGGGAGCCCTGCCCCGACCGCCAGCCGCACGCCCGCCCCACCCTGAGGAGACCCCAGTGCCGACCGAGCACGACACCGACGCCAAGCTCGCCCCCTACGCCCACCCGGAGCGCCTGGTCACGACCGGGTGGCTGGCCGACCGGCTCGGCACCCCCGGCCTGGTGGTCGTGGAGTCCAGCGAGGACGTCCTGCTCTACGAGACCGGCCACATCGAGGGTGCCGTCAAGATCGACTGGCACACCGAGCTCAACGACCCGGTGACCCGCGACTACGTGGACGGCGAGGGCTTCGCGGCGCTCATGCGCGCCAAGGGCATCTCGCGCGAGGACACCGTCGTGCTGTACGGCGACAAGAACAACTGGTGGGCCGCCTACGCGCTGTGGGTGTTCACGCTGTTCGGCCACGAGGACGTCCGGCTGCTCGACGGCGGCCGCACCAAGTGGGAGGCCGAGGGCCGGGCGTACACGACCGACAAGCCGGCCGTCCCCGCCGTCGACTACCCCGTCGTCGAGCGCGACGACAGCAGCATCCGCGCCTTCCTGCCCGACGTGCTGCAGCACCTGGGCAAGCCGATGGTCGACGTCCGCTCCCCCGAGGAGTACACCGGCCAGCGGACCCACATGCCGGCCTACCCGGAGGAGGGCGCCCTGCGCGGCGGCCACATCCCGGGGGCGCAGTCGGTGCCGTGGGCCCGCGCGGTCGCCGAGGACGGCGGCTTCAAGTCCCGCGAGGAGCTCGAGGCGGTCTACACCGGCGAGAAGGGCCTGCAGCCCACCGACGACGTCGTCGCCTACTGCCGGATCGGGGAGCGCTCGAGCCACACCTGGTTCGTCCTCACCCACCTGCTGGGCTTCGAGAAGGTCCGCAACTACGACGGGTCGTGGACGGAGTGGGGCAACGCCGTGCGCGTCCCCATCGCCACGGGCGCCGAGCCGGGCCAGGCGTGAGCGACGGCACCCTGCCCGGTCGGTTCGACGCGGTCGTCGAGGACTTCGGCGCGCTCGAGCAGCAGGACCGCCTCGTCCTGCTCCTGGAGTTCGCCGACGGCCTGCCCGAGCTGCCGGAGCACCTGGCCTCCCACCGCGAGGTGATGGAGGTCGTCCCGGAGTGCCAGTCCCCCGTGTTCGTCCACGTCGAGGTCGAGGGGACCGGCCCACAGGCACCCGTCCACGTGTACCTGTCGGCGCCCCGCGAGGCACCGACGACGCGTGGGTTCGCGGCGATCCTCGCCGAGGGCATGACGGGCCTGGACGCCGCCGGGGTGCTCGCCGTGCCCGACGACGTGCCGCACCGCCTGGGCCTGGAGCGCGCGGTGAGCATGCTGCGCCTGCGCGGGATGTCCGGGATGCTCGGCCGGATCCAGCGGCAGGTTCGCGAGAAGGCCGCCGTCTAGGCGTGGAGGCCCTGCTCGGCGCCCCGACGGGCGTCCTGCCCGCAGCGCCGGACGAGGCGGCGCGGGCGCTCGCGGCCCGCTACGCCTACCCCTCATCCGTCGCGGAGGGGCGGCCGTGGGTGCGCGCCAACACGGCGACCAGCCTCGACGGCGCGGTGTCGGGCGCCGACGGCCGCTCGGCCTCGGTGAGCGGCACCGTGGACAAGCAGGTCTTCGGGGTGCTCCGCGGGCTGGCCGACGTCGTCCTGGTGGGTGCCGGGACCGCCCGGACCGAGGGCTACGGCCCCGTGCGGCCGCACCGGGTGCTCGGGCCGGAGCGCGCCCGGGCCGGTCGGCGCACCGCCGCCGTGCTCGTGCAGGTCACCCGCTCGGGCCGCGTCGAGGCCGGCCGCGGGATGTTCGACGAGCCGGGTGCCGCGCTGGTCGCGGTGCCGGGCGGCGACGAGGCCGCCCGTGCGCGGGCGGTCGGCACCGCGGGCGAGGACCGGGTGCTGGTGTGCGGCGGGGGCGACCACGGGGGTACAGACCGCGGTGGCACGGACCACGGCGGCGTCGACCTGGCCGACCTGCTCGACCGGCTCGCCCGGCGCGGTCTCACCCGGGTGCTCTGCGAGGGGGGACCCGAGCTGCTCGGCGCCCTCGCGGCGGCGGACCTGCTCGACGAGCTCTGCCTGACGACGAGCCCCGTGCTCGTGGCGGGCGACGGTGCGCGCGCCGTCACCGGTGCCGCGGGGGACCCGCGCGGCTTCTCGCTGGCCGGGCTGCTGCACGCCGAGGGGACCCTGCTCGCCCGCTGGGTGCGCGACCGGGGCACGGTGCCCGACGAACAGGACGCCTAGCGCGCCTGGCGGGCCGGGCTGTCCGGGGTCGCCGCTACGGTCCCCGCCATGCTGGACCACGTAGGGATCCCCGCCGCCGACGTCGAGGCCTCGGCGGCGTTCTACCTCGCGCTCATGGCGCCCGCGGGCTGGCGCGAGGCCACCCGCATCCCCACGCCCGGCGGCCCGGTGCTGGGCCTGGCCGCGGGCGACGGGCCGCCGGACTTCTGGCTGAGCCCCACCGCCGGCCCGCTCGCGGGCGAGCTCCACCTGGCGTTCGTCGTCGCCGACCGTGCCGTGGTGGACGCGGTCCACGGTGCCGCGGTGACGCTCGGGGCCGAGGTGCTGCACGCCCCCCGGGAGTGGCCCGAGTACCACCCCGGCTACTACGCCGTGTTCGTGCGCGACCCGGACGGGCACAACGTCGAGGCGGTCGTCCACAGCTGACCCGCCCCCGGCAGCCGGCTCAGGAAGGCGTCGGACCGTCCCCCGCGGCGGCCGGCAGCTGCGACCCC
The sequence above is drawn from the Aquipuribacter hungaricus genome and encodes:
- the treZ gene encoding malto-oligosyltrehalose trehalohydrolase, with translation MSHTFAVWAPDASTVDLVLVRDATGPEDGQRSLRPMTKVDGGWWRLAVGGTGHGTDYLYSVDGGDPAPDPRSSWQPFGVHGPSRLFDPSLHSWADDGWRGRDVRGALHYELHVGTFTPEGTLDAAAGMLDHLVSVGVEVVALMPVAAFPGRWGWGYDGVHLFAVHDPYGGPAALQRFVDACHARGLAVSLDVVYNHLGPAGNYTSVFGPYFTDAHETPWGQAVNLDAEHSAEVRRWICDNALRWFRDFHVDALRLDAVHALVDDSPRHVLAQLAEETAALSDGLHRPLSLVAESDLNDAVMVTPTTDGGLGMTAQWDDDVHHALHTLMTGERQGYYADFGSADVLRTVWREAFWHAGRHSTFRGEVWGARVPAGTSGHRFLAYASNHDQIGNRAVGDRPSATLSPGELAAELALVLTSPFTPMLFMGEEWGATTPFQFFTDHGDPELGRAVSEGRRREFAGHGWDAEDVPDPQDPATRDASVLRWDEPGEPVRTGLLDFVRDLVRLRAAEPDLRDDDLGAVEVDAGPPDESRVDGRPEWLVVHRGAWRVVVVLADRETEVPLHGHGTLARHWGPARTTGRTVVLGGPGAALVRLHD
- the zapE gene encoding cell division protein ZapE, whose amino-acid sequence is MRTQADRLVDRHPALDRTRLLDDLVPPPRFSEARLSTYRPDPAQPSQIEARDHVGRFSSAGALTAPRRGLGRLLGRVQEDPEPRGLYLDGGFGVGKTHLLAAAWHEAAGRKHYGTFVEYTQLAGALGFRGAVDALRGADLVCIDEFELDDPGDTVLMARLLRELADSGARLAATSNTLPGSLGSDRFAAEDFLREIQALGRLFEVVTVDGDDYRHRGAPPTPEPAAPADLAALAGRPGATVDDFADLCAHLATVHPSRYGALLDGVTEVGWSGVAPVPDQNVALRLVVLADRMYDRALPLTAGGEPLSALFDEAMLRGGYRKKYLRALSRLTALAREAGSVAA
- a CDS encoding sulfurtransferase, which produces MPTEHDTDAKLAPYAHPERLVTTGWLADRLGTPGLVVVESSEDVLLYETGHIEGAVKIDWHTELNDPVTRDYVDGEGFAALMRAKGISREDTVVLYGDKNNWWAAYALWVFTLFGHEDVRLLDGGRTKWEAEGRAYTTDKPAVPAVDYPVVERDDSSIRAFLPDVLQHLGKPMVDVRSPEEYTGQRTHMPAYPEEGALRGGHIPGAQSVPWARAVAEDGGFKSREELEAVYTGEKGLQPTDDVVAYCRIGERSSHTWFVLTHLLGFEKVRNYDGSWTEWGNAVRVPIATGAEPGQA
- a CDS encoding SufE family protein, with the protein product MSDGTLPGRFDAVVEDFGALEQQDRLVLLLEFADGLPELPEHLASHREVMEVVPECQSPVFVHVEVEGTGPQAPVHVYLSAPREAPTTRGFAAILAEGMTGLDAAGVLAVPDDVPHRLGLERAVSMLRLRGMSGMLGRIQRQVREKAAV
- a CDS encoding dihydrofolate reductase family protein; translated protein: MEALLGAPTGVLPAAPDEAARALAARYAYPSSVAEGRPWVRANTATSLDGAVSGADGRSASVSGTVDKQVFGVLRGLADVVLVGAGTARTEGYGPVRPHRVLGPERARAGRRTAAVLVQVTRSGRVEAGRGMFDEPGAALVAVPGGDEAARARAVGTAGEDRVLVCGGGDHGGTDRGGTDHGGVDLADLLDRLARRGLTRVLCEGGPELLGALAAADLLDELCLTTSPVLVAGDGARAVTGAAGDPRGFSLAGLLHAEGTLLARWVRDRGTVPDEQDA
- a CDS encoding VOC family protein; this encodes MLDHVGIPAADVEASAAFYLALMAPAGWREATRIPTPGGPVLGLAAGDGPPDFWLSPTAGPLAGELHLAFVVADRAVVDAVHGAAVTLGAEVLHAPREWPEYHPGYYAVFVRDPDGHNVEAVVHS